The following coding sequences are from one Haploplasma axanthum window:
- a CDS encoding glycoside hydrolase family 3 N-terminal domain-containing protein: MKELLKKMTIEEKLGQLIQIAPFFYIKDLKNELYGPAVDLGLSKEQIYKTGSVLGIGSPEEMIEVQKKYLENNRLGIPLMFMADIVHGYETIFPIPLAIASSWNEELITASARVSAKESITSGIHVTFSPMADLTRDPRWGRVMEGYGEDPYLNYRFSAAATKGYQGKNIKNDGIAACVKHFAAYGLSEAGREYNTVDLSEYQLKQNYLSGYQGAIDAGAKMVMTSFNLFNGIPATMNKHLIKDILREEMKFNGVVISDYNGLRETIIHGISKDNKDAAINCIDATLDIEMVSGTYMTELKSEFENGTLPIKLLDEAVLRILNLKNELGLFEDPFKGVSRVEHDKIVLSKSHLDYAKKAADESIVLLENKNNVLPLKENQKVFLIGPNAHERNLNGAWSWHGKRDVNENLFDLLSKKNLVHNIDAADVVVYFGGEKFNESGEAKSKTDINFNFGQLEEIKKLSAYGKPIITVVASGRPLILTDVAKHSDAVIQAWFLGTKAAESISDVIYGNVNPSGKLTMTFPRSIGQVPIYYNALNTGRPKNNYDNEYTSVYIDSPNTPLYPFGYGLSYSKFVYGEIKLNKEVMRENEKIVVEINVSNDSSRAGFETIQLYIRDIFAKVSRPLKELKKYQKVWFEANETKTISFEITESDLVYYDSNLKQRIDEGDFIVYVGPSSDNVKENIFKYSGRTKEI; this comes from the coding sequence ATGAAAGAATTATTAAAAAAGATGACGATAGAAGAAAAACTTGGACAATTAATTCAAATTGCTCCATTCTTCTATATTAAAGATTTAAAAAATGAACTTTATGGTCCAGCAGTTGATTTAGGACTTTCTAAAGAACAAATTTATAAAACTGGTTCGGTTTTAGGTATTGGTAGTCCAGAAGAAATGATTGAAGTCCAAAAAAAGTATTTGGAAAACAATAGACTTGGAATACCGTTAATGTTTATGGCGGATATTGTTCATGGTTATGAAACGATATTTCCAATACCACTTGCTATAGCATCAAGTTGGAATGAAGAATTGATTACGGCATCAGCGAGAGTATCAGCAAAAGAATCAATAACTTCCGGAATCCATGTAACATTTTCTCCGATGGCTGATTTAACAAGAGATCCAAGATGGGGACGTGTAATGGAAGGATATGGTGAAGATCCATATCTTAATTACAGGTTTAGTGCTGCGGCAACTAAAGGTTATCAAGGGAAAAATATTAAGAATGATGGTATTGCAGCATGTGTTAAGCATTTTGCAGCATATGGTTTAAGTGAAGCTGGTCGTGAGTATAATACAGTTGATTTAAGTGAATATCAACTTAAACAAAATTATTTGAGTGGATACCAAGGAGCAATTGATGCAGGAGCAAAAATGGTTATGACATCATTCAATTTATTCAATGGTATTCCAGCAACAATGAACAAACACTTAATAAAAGATATTTTGAGAGAAGAAATGAAATTTAATGGAGTTGTTATCTCTGACTACAATGGACTTAGAGAAACGATAATTCATGGAATAAGTAAAGATAATAAAGATGCAGCAATTAACTGTATTGATGCAACTCTAGACATTGAAATGGTTTCTGGCACTTATATGACTGAACTTAAGAGTGAATTTGAAAATGGAACACTTCCAATTAAACTATTAGATGAAGCAGTTTTAAGAATTTTGAATTTAAAAAATGAATTAGGTTTATTCGAAGATCCATTTAAAGGTGTATCAAGAGTTGAACATGATAAAATTGTTTTATCAAAAAGTCATTTAGATTATGCCAAAAAAGCTGCTGATGAATCAATTGTTTTATTAGAAAATAAAAATAATGTTTTACCACTTAAAGAAAATCAAAAAGTCTTTCTTATAGGACCAAATGCTCATGAAAGAAATTTAAATGGAGCTTGGTCATGGCATGGTAAGCGTGATGTTAATGAAAATTTATTTGATTTATTATCAAAAAAGAACCTAGTTCATAATATTGATGCTGCTGATGTTGTTGTTTACTTTGGTGGTGAGAAGTTTAATGAATCTGGAGAAGCAAAATCAAAAACAGATATTAATTTTAATTTTGGACAATTAGAAGAGATAAAGAAATTAAGTGCATATGGTAAACCAATTATTACTGTTGTTGCATCAGGTAGACCACTTATTTTAACAGATGTTGCTAAACATTCAGATGCAGTTATTCAAGCATGGTTTTTAGGTACTAAAGCAGCAGAATCAATTAGTGATGTTATCTATGGTAATGTCAACCCATCTGGAAAGCTTACAATGACATTCCCAAGATCAATTGGACAAGTACCAATTTATTATAATGCTCTTAATACAGGTAGACCGAAGAATAATTATGATAATGAATATACATCAGTATATATTGATTCACCAAATACTCCGTTATATCCATTTGGATATGGACTTAGTTATAGTAAGTTTGTTTATGGAGAGATTAAATTAAATAAAGAAGTAATGAGAGAAAATGAGAAAATAGTGGTTGAAATAAATGTAAGTAATGATTCTTCAAGGGCAGGATTCGAAACGATTCAATTATATATTAGAGATATCTTTGCTAAAGTTTCAAGACCATTAAAAGAGTTGAAAAAATATCAAAAAGTTTGGTTTGAAGCAAATGAAACTAAGACAATCAGTTTTGAAATAACTGAAAGTGATTTAGTTTATTATGATTCAAACTTGAAACAAAGAATTGATGAAGGTGATTTCATAGTTTATGTTGGACCTTCAAGTGATAATGTTAAAGAAAATATATTTAAATATAGCGGAAGGACGAAAGAGATATGA